A stretch of the Streptomyces ortus genome encodes the following:
- a CDS encoding phage holin family protein: MSAPDGSPVGAERSIGQLFASATTEMSALVHDEIALAKAQLKRDVKRGAVGGGAFSAAGAVLIFSLPMLSFALAYGIRTWSGWNMAVCFLLSFAANVLVAAVLALIGVVFAKKAKKGKGPQKTAASVKESAAVLQNVKPHPREMTTVYRVGEGVEAVTRSSS; the protein is encoded by the coding sequence ATGAGCGCACCCGACGGCAGCCCGGTCGGCGCCGAACGCAGCATCGGCCAGCTGTTCGCCTCGGCGACGACCGAGATGTCCGCGCTGGTGCACGACGAGATCGCGCTGGCGAAGGCGCAGCTCAAGCGGGACGTCAAGCGCGGGGCGGTCGGCGGCGGCGCGTTCAGCGCGGCCGGCGCGGTACTGATCTTCTCCCTGCCGATGCTGAGTTTCGCCCTGGCGTACGGCATCCGTACCTGGAGCGGCTGGAACATGGCCGTCTGCTTCCTGCTGTCGTTCGCCGCGAACGTGCTGGTTGCCGCGGTCCTCGCGCTGATCGGTGTGGTCTTCGCGAAGAAGGCCAAGAAGGGGAAGGGCCCGCAGAAGACGGCGGCCTCGGTGAAGGAGTCGGCGGCCGTTCTGCAGAACGTGAAGCCGCACCCCCGTGAGATGACCACCGTGTACCGGGTCGGCGAGGGAGTCGAGGCTGTGACACGCTCGTCCTCATGA
- a CDS encoding alpha/beta fold hydrolase gives MTGSSLPAGQSPPAQPTSVVRLDVPGAKEVIHRDVAANGARFHIAELGDGPLVLLLHGFPQFWWAWRHQLVALADAGFRAVAMDLRGVGGSDRTPRGYDPANLALDITGVVRSLGEPDAALVGHDLGGYLAWTAAVMRPKLVRRLVVSSMPHPRRWRSAMLSDRKQTAAGSYVWGFQRPWIPERQLIADEGALVGRLIRDWSGPRLPDDDVVETYRRAMLIPSTAHCSVEPYRWMVRSMARPDGIQFNRRMKRPVRVPTLHLHGSLDPVMRTRSAAGSGEYVEAPYRWRLFDGLGHFPHEEDPVAFSTELVNWLQDPEPDR, from the coding sequence ATGACGGGCTCCTCCCTCCCTGCCGGGCAATCACCCCCGGCGCAACCCACCTCTGTCGTACGGCTCGACGTACCCGGCGCCAAAGAGGTGATCCACCGGGATGTCGCCGCGAACGGGGCGCGCTTCCACATCGCCGAGCTGGGTGACGGGCCGCTGGTCCTGCTGCTGCACGGCTTTCCGCAGTTCTGGTGGGCCTGGCGGCATCAGCTGGTGGCGCTCGCCGACGCGGGCTTCCGCGCGGTCGCCATGGACCTGCGGGGCGTCGGGGGCAGCGACCGCACCCCGCGCGGCTACGACCCGGCGAACCTCGCGCTCGACATCACCGGGGTCGTACGGTCACTCGGTGAGCCCGACGCCGCGCTGGTCGGCCACGACCTCGGCGGCTATCTGGCGTGGACGGCGGCCGTGATGCGCCCCAAGCTGGTGCGCAGGCTCGTGGTCTCCTCGATGCCGCATCCCCGGCGCTGGCGCTCCGCGATGCTCTCGGACCGGAAGCAGACCGCGGCCGGTTCGTACGTGTGGGGTTTTCAGCGGCCCTGGATCCCGGAGCGCCAACTGATCGCCGACGAGGGCGCCCTGGTCGGCCGGCTGATCCGCGACTGGTCGGGGCCCCGGCTGCCGGACGACGACGTCGTGGAGACGTACCGGCGGGCGATGCTCATCCCCTCGACCGCGCACTGCTCGGTGGAGCCCTACCGGTGGATGGTCCGCTCGATGGCGCGTCCCGACGGCATCCAGTTCAACCGGCGGATGAAGCGGCCGGTGCGGGTGCCGACGCTGCATCTGCACGGATCTCTCGATCCGGTGATGCGCACACGGAGTGCGGCGGGGTCCGGGGAGTACGTCGAAGCGCCGTACCGCTGGCGGCTGTTCGACGGGCTCGGGCACTTCCCGCACGAGGAGGACCCGGTGGCGTTCTCCACCGAATTGGTGAACTGGCTTCAGGACCCCGAGCCGGACCGCTGA
- the acs gene encoding acetate--CoA ligase, which translates to MSEPSSLSNLLKEERRFAPPADLAANANVTAEAYEQAKADRLGFWAEQARRLTWATEPTETLDWSNPPFAKWFQDGKLNVAYNCVDRHVEAGHGDRVAIHFEGEPGDSRAITYAELKDEVSRAANALTELGVEKGDRVAVYLPMIPEAVISMLACARIGAAHSVVFGGFSADAIATRIQDADAKLVITSDGGYRRGKPSALKPAVDEAVSRVDGVAKVLVVRRTGQDVAWTEGRDVWWHEITQKQSAEHTPEAFDAEHPLFILYTSGTTGKPKGILHTSGGYLTQAAYTHHSVFDLKPETDVYWCTADIGWVTGHSYITYGPLANGATQVMYEGTPDTPHQGRFWEIIQKYGVTILYTAPTAIRTFMKWGDDIPAKFDLSSLRVLGSVGEPINPEAWVWYRKHIGGDRTPIVDTWWQTETGAMMISPLPGVTETKPGSAQRALPGISATVVDDEAREVPDGGGGYLVLTEPWPSMLRTIWGDDQRYIDTYWSRFEGKYFAGDGAKKDDDGDIWLLGRVDDVMLVSGHNISTTEVESALVSHPSVAEAAVVGAADETTGQAIVAFVILRGSASETETLVGELRDHVGKALGPIAKPKRILPVAELPKTRSGKIMRRLLRDVAENRQLGDVTTLTDSTVMDLIQTKLPGASSED; encoded by the coding sequence ATGAGTGAGCCGTCCTCCCTCTCCAACCTGCTCAAGGAAGAACGCAGGTTCGCGCCGCCCGCCGACCTGGCCGCGAACGCCAACGTCACCGCGGAGGCGTACGAGCAGGCCAAGGCTGACAGGCTCGGCTTCTGGGCCGAGCAGGCCCGTCGGCTGACCTGGGCCACCGAGCCGACCGAGACCCTGGACTGGTCGAACCCTCCGTTCGCGAAGTGGTTCCAGGACGGCAAGCTCAACGTCGCGTACAACTGCGTGGACCGGCATGTCGAGGCAGGCCACGGCGACCGCGTCGCCATCCACTTCGAGGGCGAGCCGGGTGACAGCCGCGCCATCACCTACGCCGAGCTGAAGGACGAGGTCTCCAGGGCGGCCAACGCCCTGACCGAGCTGGGAGTGGAGAAGGGCGACCGGGTCGCCGTCTACCTCCCGATGATTCCCGAGGCCGTCATCTCGATGCTGGCCTGCGCCCGCATCGGCGCCGCGCACTCGGTCGTCTTCGGCGGCTTCTCCGCCGACGCCATCGCCACCCGCATCCAGGACGCGGACGCCAAGCTGGTCATCACCTCCGACGGCGGTTACCGCCGCGGCAAGCCCAGCGCGCTCAAGCCCGCCGTCGACGAGGCGGTCTCCCGGGTCGACGGCGTGGCCAAGGTGCTCGTCGTGCGCCGTACCGGCCAGGACGTCGCGTGGACCGAGGGCCGCGACGTCTGGTGGCACGAGATCACGCAGAAGCAGTCCGCCGAGCACACGCCCGAGGCGTTCGACGCCGAGCACCCGCTGTTCATCCTCTACACCTCCGGGACGACGGGTAAGCCCAAGGGCATCCTGCACACCTCCGGCGGCTACCTCACCCAGGCCGCGTACACGCACCACTCCGTCTTCGACCTCAAGCCGGAGACCGACGTCTACTGGTGCACCGCCGACATCGGCTGGGTCACCGGGCACTCGTACATCACCTACGGACCGCTGGCGAACGGCGCGACCCAGGTGATGTACGAGGGCACGCCCGACACCCCGCACCAGGGACGTTTCTGGGAGATCATCCAGAAGTACGGTGTGACGATCCTCTACACGGCCCCGACGGCCATCCGGACGTTCATGAAGTGGGGCGACGACATCCCCGCGAAGTTCGACCTGTCGAGCCTGCGGGTCCTCGGCTCGGTCGGCGAGCCGATCAACCCCGAGGCGTGGGTCTGGTACCGCAAGCACATCGGCGGCGACCGCACCCCGATCGTGGACACCTGGTGGCAGACCGAGACCGGCGCGATGATGATCTCGCCGCTGCCCGGCGTCACCGAGACCAAGCCGGGCTCCGCGCAGCGGGCACTGCCGGGCATCTCCGCGACGGTCGTCGACGACGAGGCGCGGGAGGTCCCCGACGGCGGCGGCGGTTATCTCGTCCTGACCGAGCCGTGGCCGTCGATGCTGCGCACCATCTGGGGCGACGACCAGCGCTACATCGACACCTACTGGTCGCGTTTCGAGGGCAAGTACTTCGCGGGCGACGGTGCCAAGAAGGACGACGACGGCGACATCTGGCTGCTCGGCCGGGTGGACGACGTGATGCTCGTGTCCGGGCACAACATCTCGACCACCGAGGTCGAGTCGGCGCTCGTCTCGCACCCGTCGGTCGCCGAGGCGGCCGTCGTGGGCGCGGCCGACGAGACGACCGGCCAGGCGATCGTGGCCTTCGTGATCCTGCGCGGTTCCGCGTCGGAGACCGAGACCCTCGTGGGCGAGCTGCGCGATCACGTCGGCAAGGCCCTCGGCCCGATCGCCAAACCGAAGCGGATCCTGCCGGTGGCCGAGCTGCCCAAGACCCGCTCCGGCAAGATCATGCGCCGACTGCTGCGCGACGTCGCGGAGAACCGCCAGCTGGGTGACGTCACCACGCTGACCGACTCCACCGTCATGGACCTCATCCAGACGAAGCTCCCCGGGGCGTCCAGCGAGGACTGA
- the nhaA gene encoding Na+/H+ antiporter NhaA — protein sequence MSAPTPTPDNDRQAAKNRKVLARLSLPERTFVADALRTETVGGVLLLIAAVAALIWANTPLRESYESVRDFHLGPAALGLDLSVEHWAADGLLAVFFFVAGIELKRELVAGDLRDPRAAALPVVAALCGMVMPALVYTLVGVTGGGSLAGWAVPTATDIAFALAVLAVLGTSLPSALRAFLLTLAVVDDLLAILIIAVFFTDDLNFAALGGAVAGLAVFWLLLRKGVRGWYVYVPLALVVWGLMYNSGIHATVAGVAMGLMLRCTTRVDEGEEHSPGERVEHLVRPLSAGLAVPLFALFSAGVAVSGGALGDVFTQPETLGVVLGLVVGKALGIFGGTWLTARFTSASLSDDLAWPDVFAVASLAGIGFTVSLLIGELAFADDPALSDGVKAAVLTGSLIATVLSGVLLKMRNARYRKLWEDEERDEDLSGVPDVYEQDDPAYHLRMAEIYERKAAEHRRLAEVTGGAGVEHDGPA from the coding sequence GTGTCCGCGCCCACCCCCACGCCAGACAATGACCGCCAGGCCGCCAAGAACCGCAAGGTCCTCGCTCGGCTCTCGCTGCCCGAGCGGACCTTCGTCGCGGACGCGCTGCGCACCGAGACGGTCGGCGGCGTCCTCCTGCTCATCGCCGCCGTCGCCGCGCTGATCTGGGCGAACACCCCCCTGCGGGAGAGTTACGAGTCCGTCCGCGACTTCCACCTCGGGCCGGCCGCGCTCGGTCTGGACCTCTCCGTCGAGCACTGGGCCGCCGACGGGCTCCTCGCGGTCTTCTTCTTCGTCGCGGGCATCGAGCTCAAGCGCGAACTGGTCGCGGGCGATCTCAGGGACCCGCGGGCCGCCGCGCTCCCCGTCGTCGCCGCGCTCTGCGGCATGGTGATGCCCGCGCTGGTCTACACCCTGGTCGGCGTCACCGGCGGCGGCTCCCTCGCCGGCTGGGCCGTACCCACCGCGACGGACATCGCCTTCGCGCTCGCCGTCCTCGCCGTCCTCGGTACGTCGCTGCCGAGCGCCCTGCGCGCCTTCCTGCTCACGCTCGCCGTCGTCGACGACCTCCTCGCCATCCTGATCATCGCGGTCTTCTTCACCGACGACCTGAACTTCGCCGCGCTCGGCGGCGCCGTCGCCGGCCTCGCCGTCTTCTGGCTGTTGCTCAGGAAGGGCGTACGCGGCTGGTACGTGTACGTGCCGCTCGCCCTGGTCGTCTGGGGCCTGATGTACAACAGCGGCATCCACGCCACCGTCGCCGGCGTCGCGATGGGCCTGATGCTGCGCTGCACCACCCGCGTGGACGAGGGCGAGGAGCACTCACCGGGCGAACGGGTCGAACATCTCGTACGTCCCCTGTCGGCCGGACTGGCCGTACCGCTGTTCGCGCTGTTCAGCGCCGGGGTCGCCGTGTCGGGCGGCGCGCTCGGCGACGTGTTCACCCAGCCGGAGACCCTGGGGGTCGTACTCGGCCTCGTCGTCGGCAAGGCGCTCGGGATCTTCGGCGGTACGTGGCTGACGGCCCGCTTCACCAGCGCGTCCCTCTCCGACGACCTCGCCTGGCCGGACGTCTTCGCGGTCGCCTCCCTCGCGGGCATCGGCTTCACCGTGTCGCTGCTCATCGGCGAACTCGCCTTCGCGGACGACCCGGCGCTCAGCGACGGCGTCAAGGCGGCCGTCCTGACGGGCTCCCTGATCGCGACCGTCCTGTCGGGCGTGCTGCTGAAGATGCGCAACGCCAGGTACCGAAAGCTGTGGGAGGACGAGGAGCGCGACGAGGACCTCTCGGGCGTCCCCGACGTGTACGAGCAGGACGATCCGGCCTACCACCTGCGCATGGCCGAGATCTACGAGCGCAAGGCCGCCGAACACCGAAGGCTTGCCGAAGTGACGGGCGGGGCAGGCGTGGAGCACGACGGTCCGGCATGA
- a CDS encoding NUDIX hydrolase, giving the protein MTRTSHTHDLQDGTPDLRHGTHDRRYGDLALTKAGLPGWLDPVVRAVETVQPRQLSRFLPPEDGAGRQSAVLILFGEGERGPELLLMERATSLRSHAGQPSFPGGSLDPEDGDPQADGPLRAALREAEEETGLDPRGVQLFGVLPKLYIPVSSFVVTPVLGWWREPTPVDAVDPNETARVFTVPVADLTDPANRVTAVHPRGHRGPAFLVESALVWGFTAGIIDRLLHYADWERPWDQDKQVPLDWRA; this is encoded by the coding sequence ATGACGCGCACGAGCCATACGCACGACCTGCAGGACGGCACACCCGACCTGCGGCACGGCACGCACGACAGGCGGTACGGCGATCTGGCCCTGACCAAGGCCGGGCTGCCCGGCTGGCTGGACCCGGTGGTCCGCGCCGTCGAGACGGTCCAGCCCCGCCAGCTGAGCCGTTTCCTGCCGCCTGAGGACGGCGCCGGACGCCAGTCGGCCGTGCTGATCCTGTTCGGCGAGGGCGAGCGCGGCCCCGAGCTGCTGCTCATGGAGCGCGCCACCTCGCTCAGATCGCATGCCGGACAGCCGTCCTTCCCCGGGGGATCCCTCGACCCCGAGGACGGCGACCCGCAGGCCGACGGGCCGCTGCGGGCCGCCCTGCGCGAGGCCGAGGAGGAGACCGGGCTCGACCCCCGGGGCGTCCAGCTCTTCGGTGTGCTGCCGAAGCTCTACATCCCGGTGAGCAGCTTCGTGGTGACCCCCGTCCTCGGCTGGTGGCGTGAGCCGACACCGGTCGACGCGGTCGATCCGAACGAGACCGCGAGGGTGTTCACGGTGCCCGTGGCGGATCTCACGGACCCGGCCAACCGTGTGACGGCGGTCCACCCCAGGGGTCACCGAGGTCCGGCATTCCTGGTCGAATCGGCCCTGGTGTGGGGCTTCACAGCCGGAATCATCGACCGTCTGCTGCACTACGCCGACTGGGAGCGTCCCTGGGACCAGGACAAGCAGGTCCCGCTCGACTGGCGCGCATGA
- a CDS encoding MarP family serine protease yields MNVLDILLLVAAVWFAIVGYRQGFVVGILSVIGFLGGGLVAVYLLPVVWGAVTDDAKVDTTAAVVAVVVVIVCASVGQALTTHLGNKLRRYITWSPARALDATGGALVNVVAMLLVAWLIGSALAGTTLPTLGKEVRSSKVLLGVARALPAQADTWFQGFSSVLARNGFPQVFSPFSDEQIDPVKAPDPALATSPVATRAQRSIVKVTGTAQSCGKVLEGTGFVFGQRRVMTNAHVVGGVDEPYVQIGGEGRRLAAKVVLYDWERDIAVLDVPELQAPVLQFSARPAARSDGAIVAGFPENGSYTINAARVRGPITANGPDIYHRGTVKRGVYSLFATVRQGNSGGPLLTPDGKVYGVVFAKSLDDPETGYALTVEEIREDIIKGRTANQQVDSDSCAL; encoded by the coding sequence GTGAACGTGCTGGACATCCTGTTGCTGGTCGCCGCCGTGTGGTTCGCGATCGTGGGCTATCGCCAGGGGTTCGTCGTCGGCATCCTGTCGGTGATCGGTTTCCTGGGCGGTGGCCTCGTCGCCGTCTACCTCCTGCCCGTCGTCTGGGGCGCGGTGACGGACGACGCGAAGGTCGATACGACCGCCGCCGTCGTCGCCGTGGTCGTGGTGATCGTCTGCGCCTCCGTCGGCCAGGCCCTCACCACCCACCTGGGCAACAAGCTGCGCCGGTACATCACCTGGTCCCCGGCCCGCGCGCTGGACGCCACGGGGGGCGCCCTCGTCAACGTGGTGGCGATGCTCCTCGTGGCCTGGCTGATCGGCTCGGCCCTCGCCGGTACGACGCTGCCGACGCTCGGCAAGGAGGTCCGCAGTTCCAAGGTGCTGCTCGGAGTGGCGCGCGCCCTGCCCGCCCAGGCCGACACCTGGTTCCAGGGCTTCTCCTCGGTCCTCGCGCGCAACGGCTTCCCGCAGGTCTTCAGCCCCTTCTCGGACGAGCAGATCGACCCGGTGAAGGCACCCGACCCGGCCCTCGCCACGAGCCCGGTCGCCACCCGTGCCCAGCGCTCCATCGTCAAGGTCACCGGCACCGCCCAGAGCTGCGGCAAGGTCCTCGAAGGCACCGGCTTCGTCTTTGGACAGCGCCGCGTGATGACCAACGCGCACGTGGTCGGCGGCGTGGACGAGCCGTACGTCCAGATAGGCGGCGAGGGCAGGCGGCTCGCCGCGAAGGTCGTGCTCTACGACTGGGAGCGCGACATCGCCGTACTCGACGTGCCCGAACTGCAGGCACCCGTCCTGCAGTTCTCCGCCCGGCCGGCGGCCCGGTCGGACGGCGCGATCGTCGCGGGCTTCCCGGAGAACGGCTCGTACACGATCAACGCGGCGCGGGTGCGCGGCCCCATCACGGCCAACGGACCGGACATCTACCACCGGGGCACGGTGAAGCGCGGGGTGTACTCGCTCTTCGCGACCGTGCGCCAGGGCAACTCAGGCGGCCCCCTGCTCACCCCGGACGGCAAGGTGTACGGCGTGGTGTTCGCGAAGTCCCTCGACGATCCCGAGACCGGTTACGCGCTGACCGTGGAGGAGATCCGGGAGGACATCATCAAGGGCCGCACCGCCAACCAGCAGGTGGACAGCGACAGCTGCGCGCTCTAG